In the genome of Amaranthus tricolor cultivar Red isolate AtriRed21 chromosome 15, ASM2621246v1, whole genome shotgun sequence, one region contains:
- the LOC130800828 gene encoding uncharacterized protein At4g18490 isoform X8, translating into MADSSKGNSSTGEAITKMSLLDEDFSKDFLASWKSTSASDGDDMDFNFEPVSKGKKKGFNFGMEDMDFSLDDAFCKMPSFKMDMADLDFSSSPKKPAKSKDKSAQDYAKGDRLDKCEKFTFSFDFDGLDDFSLNAPSSIEEKGASFDKKIEKDGSECGDFPGHAENNMRETTKDTVVEEPAVCENAVFSKSEDLVVCNDNSDIPLVNTAKELLVSTHIVQQNETPNSSDNKFSEGTQKLDLQSYYDPAKESSDLIPVNKSTQLIGSQIPVESAKVHIYSETERTMTAQITDDELQSNEETTSKQQCTHLKQMDVSANICLVEASIQDVLSEKLEISSLVRDKNDISCTGGSHIEGLPAFVVSTAENEKQIVDKSLLQSSMDKMNISSEKNDLADGDDLFSAKHPIDTVGNTASTGDSNALSFTARSTVETHKPTLKVSATSFGSGPNAAKITIPKNKVPGDMNSNDPVIQPKNDGGRTDFSAFKDNREGSIHKGSSDKRNEEGINIMPDRRKAAMNGLTSLECEKMVKNVKSSGGPNATKTMLPKNKVPGDMNSKFSVIEPRNGGGRTEFLAFEDYVEGSTHIGSLDKSYNSNGSSKCNQKKLDDSSSSCKDLIKQDPILEKSETKASTHTTGSRSEILSIPLNQGTKVGNQGLEKVKDKVSSITIQKSDIGLRNKISSQKIDKKMSALPSLKLTSFSPLRNTITDKHPIGARVQENVNVGNFDRSTRLQSCIKIASPVFPKKQTLLTPSLKRKLSEAGDMDQAYLHKTKRVSPSENRLSTVSSGKLNDGAQTQENLLEGNRKNVTTECMTPKFDFDQEAKIEALQFSLMVENDANVQKAEACANELDNICNMLKRKHEEAKELLVRALVNNNNLLMLNHPVYEEKIRAVQKFASRLTFKELEIEA; encoded by the exons ATGGCAGATTCGTCAAAGGGTAATTCTTCAACCGGAGAAGCAATAACAAAAATGTCACTACTAG ATGAGGACTTCTCTAAAGACTTCCTTGCTTCTTGGAAGTCTACATCTGCCTCGGATGGAGATGATATGGACTTCAACTTCGAGCCAGTTAGCAAGGGAAAGAAAAAGGGTTTTAACTTTGGCAT GGAAGATATGGATTTTTCTCTTGATGATGCATTTTGTAAGATGCCGTCTTTCAAGATGGATATGGCAGATCTTGATTTTTCTAGTTCTCCAAAAAAACCTGCAAAGTCAAAGGATAAGTCAGCACAGGATTATGCCAAGGGAGATCGTCTAGACAAGTGTGAAAAGTTCaccttttcttttgattttgatgG ATTGGATGACTTCAGCTTAAATGCCCCTTCAAGTATAGAAGAGAAGGGTGCGAGCTTTGACAAAAAGATAGAAAAAGATGGTTCTGAGTGTGGAGACTTTCCTGGACATGCTGAAAATAATATGAGAGAAACTACTAAAGATACCGTAGTCGAGGAACCTGCAGTATGTGAAAATGCGGTATTTTCAAAATCCGAAGATTTAGTGGTTTGTAATGACAACTCTGATATTCCCCTTGTTAATACTGCTAAAGAATTACTGGTGTCGACACATATAGTACAACAAAACGAGACACCAAATTCATCTGATAACAAATTTTCTGAGGGTACCCAAAAGCTGGACCTTCAAAGTTACTATGACCCAGCAAAAGAAAGTAGTGATCTGATTCCTGTTAACAAATCCACGCAATTAATTGGCTCACAGATTCCCGTGGAATCAGCAAAAGTGCACATTTATTCAGAGACTGAAAGAACAATGACTGCCCAGATTACAGATGATGAACTGCAGTCAAACGAAGAGACAACTTCCAAGCAACAATGTACCCATTTGAAACAAATGGACGTTTCTGCAAATATATGCTTGGTTGAAGCTTCGATTCAAGATGTTCTTTCAGAAAAATTGGAAATTAGTTCTCTAGTCAGGGACAAAAATGATATATCATGTACAGGTGGGTCCCATATTGAAGGACTTCCAGCATTTGTTGTTTCAACAGCGGAGAATGAAAAACAGATAGTAGACAAGTCATTGCTGCAAAGCTCAATGGATAAAATGAACATTAGTAGTGAGAAGAATGATCTTGCCGATGGTGATGATTTGTTTAGTGCTAAGCATCCGATAGATACTGTTGGGAATACTGCTTCAACTGGCGACTCAAATGCATTGTCCTTTACTGCCAGATCTACTGTTGAAACGCACAAGCCAACTTTGAAGGTTTCTGCAACATCATTTGGCAG TGGACCCAATGCTGCAAAAATAACAATACCTAAGAACAAAGTTCCAGGAGATATGAATTCAAATGATCCTGTCATACAACCCAAAAATGATGGAGGTAGGACGGACTTTTCGGCTTTTAAAGATAATAGGGAAGGCTCTATACATAAAGGTTCTTCAGACAAGAG GAATGAGGAGGGTATTAACATTATGCCAGATAGAAGAAAAGCAGCAATGAATGGTCTCACTTCACTTGAATGTGAGAAGATGGTCAAGAATGTCAAATCTTCTGG TGGGCCCAATGCTACAAAAACAATGCTACCTAAGAACAAGGTTCCAGGAGATATGAACTCAAAGTTTTCTGTCATAGAGCCCAGAAATGGTGGTGGTAGGACAGAGTTTTTGGCTTTTGAAGATTATGTAGAAGGCTCAACACATATAGGTTCTTTAGACAAAAG TTATAACAGTAATGGCAGCAGTAAATGTAATCAAAAGAAATTAGATGACAGTTCAAGTTCATGTAAAGATTTGATCAAACAAGATCCAATTTTGGAGAAAAGTGAGACAAAGGCTTCTACTCATACCACTGGGAG CAGGTCCGAGATTTTATCAATCCCACTAAATCAGGGAACTAAAGTTGGTAACCAGGGGCTAGAAAAAGTGAAAGACAAGGTTTCGAGCATCACAATTCAGAAATCAGATATTggtttaagaaataaaatttcatcCCAAAAGATTGACAAGAAAATGTCTGCTCTTCCTAGTTTGAAATTGACTAG ttTCTCTCCCCTTAGAAATACCATTACAGACAAACATCCAATAGGTGCCAGAGTGCAAGAAAATGTTAATGTGGGAAATTTTGATAGAAGCACAAGACTCCAATCGTGTATCAAAATAGCCTCTCCAGTTTTTCCCAAGAAACAAACATTGTTAACTCCCTCTTTGAAACGCAAGCTATCTGAG GCTGGTGATATGGATCAAGCATATCTTCACAAGACAAAACGCGTCTCACCCAGTGAAAACAG ATTGTCTACAGTTTCATCCGGAAAACTTAATGATGGG GCTCAAACACAAGAAAACCTCTTGGAAGGAAACAGAAAGAATGTCACAACAGAATGCATGACCCCTAAGTTTGATTTTGATCAAGAGGCAAAAATAGAGGCTCTGCAGTTCAGTTTAATGGTCGAGAATGATGCAAATGTCCAAAAGGCTGAGGCATGTGCCAATGAGCTTGACAAT
- the LOC130800828 gene encoding uncharacterized protein At4g18490 isoform X11, which yields MADSSKGNSSTGEAITKMSLLDEDFSKDFLASWKSTSASDGDDMDFNFEPVSKGKKKGFNFGMEDMDFSLDDAFCKMPSFKMDMADLDFSSSPKKPAKSKDKSAQDYAKGDRLDKCEKFTFSFDFDGLDDFSLNAPSSIEEKGASFDKKIEKDGSECGDFPGHAENNMRETTKDTVVEEPAVCENAVFSKSEDLVVCNDNSDIPLVNTAKELLVSTHIVQQNETPNSSDNKFSEGTQKLDLQSYYDPAKESSDLIPVNKSTQLIGSQIPVESAKVHIYSETERTMTAQITDDELQSNEETTSKQQCTHLKQMDVSANICLVEASIQDVLSEKLEISSLVRDKNDISCTGGSHIEGLPAFVVSTAENEKQIVDKSLLQSSMDKMNISSEKNDLADGDDLFSAKHPIDTVGNTASTGDSNALSFTARSTVETHKPTLKVSATSFGSGPNAAKITIPKNKVPGDMNSNDPVIQPKNDGGRTDFSAFKDNREGSIHKGSSDKSRYNNDRVNGKNRNEEGINIMPDRRKAAMNGLTSLECEKMVKNVKSSGGPNATKTMLPKNKVPGDMNSKFSVIEPRNGGGRTEFLAFEDYVEGSTHIGSLDKSYNSNGSSKCNQKKLDDSSSSCKDLIKQDPILEKSETKASTHTTGSRSEILSIPLNQGTKVGNQGLEKVKDKVSSITIQKSDIGLRNKISSQKIDKKMSALPSLKLTSFSPLRNTITDKHPIGARVQENVNVGNFDRSTRLQSCIKIASPVFPKKQTLLTPSLKRKLSEAGDMDQAYLHKTKRVSPSENRCLILQIVYSFIRKT from the exons ATGGCAGATTCGTCAAAGGGTAATTCTTCAACCGGAGAAGCAATAACAAAAATGTCACTACTAG ATGAGGACTTCTCTAAAGACTTCCTTGCTTCTTGGAAGTCTACATCTGCCTCGGATGGAGATGATATGGACTTCAACTTCGAGCCAGTTAGCAAGGGAAAGAAAAAGGGTTTTAACTTTGGCAT GGAAGATATGGATTTTTCTCTTGATGATGCATTTTGTAAGATGCCGTCTTTCAAGATGGATATGGCAGATCTTGATTTTTCTAGTTCTCCAAAAAAACCTGCAAAGTCAAAGGATAAGTCAGCACAGGATTATGCCAAGGGAGATCGTCTAGACAAGTGTGAAAAGTTCaccttttcttttgattttgatgG ATTGGATGACTTCAGCTTAAATGCCCCTTCAAGTATAGAAGAGAAGGGTGCGAGCTTTGACAAAAAGATAGAAAAAGATGGTTCTGAGTGTGGAGACTTTCCTGGACATGCTGAAAATAATATGAGAGAAACTACTAAAGATACCGTAGTCGAGGAACCTGCAGTATGTGAAAATGCGGTATTTTCAAAATCCGAAGATTTAGTGGTTTGTAATGACAACTCTGATATTCCCCTTGTTAATACTGCTAAAGAATTACTGGTGTCGACACATATAGTACAACAAAACGAGACACCAAATTCATCTGATAACAAATTTTCTGAGGGTACCCAAAAGCTGGACCTTCAAAGTTACTATGACCCAGCAAAAGAAAGTAGTGATCTGATTCCTGTTAACAAATCCACGCAATTAATTGGCTCACAGATTCCCGTGGAATCAGCAAAAGTGCACATTTATTCAGAGACTGAAAGAACAATGACTGCCCAGATTACAGATGATGAACTGCAGTCAAACGAAGAGACAACTTCCAAGCAACAATGTACCCATTTGAAACAAATGGACGTTTCTGCAAATATATGCTTGGTTGAAGCTTCGATTCAAGATGTTCTTTCAGAAAAATTGGAAATTAGTTCTCTAGTCAGGGACAAAAATGATATATCATGTACAGGTGGGTCCCATATTGAAGGACTTCCAGCATTTGTTGTTTCAACAGCGGAGAATGAAAAACAGATAGTAGACAAGTCATTGCTGCAAAGCTCAATGGATAAAATGAACATTAGTAGTGAGAAGAATGATCTTGCCGATGGTGATGATTTGTTTAGTGCTAAGCATCCGATAGATACTGTTGGGAATACTGCTTCAACTGGCGACTCAAATGCATTGTCCTTTACTGCCAGATCTACTGTTGAAACGCACAAGCCAACTTTGAAGGTTTCTGCAACATCATTTGGCAG TGGACCCAATGCTGCAAAAATAACAATACCTAAGAACAAAGTTCCAGGAGATATGAATTCAAATGATCCTGTCATACAACCCAAAAATGATGGAGGTAGGACGGACTTTTCGGCTTTTAAAGATAATAGGGAAGGCTCTATACATAAAGGTTCTTCAGACAAGAG TAGGTATAACAATGACCGGGTAAATGGGAAAAACAGGAATGAGGAGGGTATTAACATTATGCCAGATAGAAGAAAAGCAGCAATGAATGGTCTCACTTCACTTGAATGTGAGAAGATGGTCAAGAATGTCAAATCTTCTGG TGGGCCCAATGCTACAAAAACAATGCTACCTAAGAACAAGGTTCCAGGAGATATGAACTCAAAGTTTTCTGTCATAGAGCCCAGAAATGGTGGTGGTAGGACAGAGTTTTTGGCTTTTGAAGATTATGTAGAAGGCTCAACACATATAGGTTCTTTAGACAAAAG TTATAACAGTAATGGCAGCAGTAAATGTAATCAAAAGAAATTAGATGACAGTTCAAGTTCATGTAAAGATTTGATCAAACAAGATCCAATTTTGGAGAAAAGTGAGACAAAGGCTTCTACTCATACCACTGGGAG CAGGTCCGAGATTTTATCAATCCCACTAAATCAGGGAACTAAAGTTGGTAACCAGGGGCTAGAAAAAGTGAAAGACAAGGTTTCGAGCATCACAATTCAGAAATCAGATATTggtttaagaaataaaatttcatcCCAAAAGATTGACAAGAAAATGTCTGCTCTTCCTAGTTTGAAATTGACTAG ttTCTCTCCCCTTAGAAATACCATTACAGACAAACATCCAATAGGTGCCAGAGTGCAAGAAAATGTTAATGTGGGAAATTTTGATAGAAGCACAAGACTCCAATCGTGTATCAAAATAGCCTCTCCAGTTTTTCCCAAGAAACAAACATTGTTAACTCCCTCTTTGAAACGCAAGCTATCTGAG GCTGGTGATATGGATCAAGCATATCTTCACAAGACAAAACGCGTCTCACCCAGTGAAAACAGGTGCTTGATACTGCAA ATTGTCTACAGTTTCATCCGGAAAACTTAA
- the LOC130800828 gene encoding uncharacterized protein LOC130800828 isoform X7, whose product MADSSKGNSSTGEAITKMSLLDEDFSKDFLASWKSTSASDGDDMDFNFEPVSKGKKKGFNFGMEDMDFSLDDAFCKMPSFKMDMADLDFSSSPKKPAKSKDKSAQDYAKGDRLDKCEKFTFSFDFDGLDDFSLNAPSSIEEKGASFDKKIEKDGSECGDFPGHAENNMRETTKDTVVEEPAVCENAVFSKSEDLVVCNDNSDIPLVNTAKELLVSTHIVQQNETPNSSDNKFSEGTQKLDLQSYYDPAKESSDLIPVNKSTQLIGSQIPVESAKVHIYSETERTMTAQITDDELQSNEETTSKQQCTHLKQMDVSANICLVEASIQDVLSEKLEISSLVRDKNDISCTGGSHIEGLPAFVVSTAENEKQIVDKSLLQSSMDKMNISSEKNDLADGDDLFSAKHPIDTVGNTASTGDSNALSFTARSTVETHKPTLKVSATSFGSGPNAAKITIPKNKVPGDMNSNDPVIQPKNDGGRTDFSAFKDNREGSIHKGSSDKSRYNNDRVNGKNRNEEGINIMPDRRKAAMNGLTSLECEKMVKNVKSSGGPNATKTMLPKNKVPGDMNSKFSVIEPRNGGGRTEFLAFEDYVEGSTHIGSLDKSNGSSKCNQKKLDDSSSSCKDLIKQDPILEKSETKASTHTTGRSEILSIPLNQGTKVGNQGLEKVKDKVSSITIQKSDIGLRNKISSQKIDKKMSALPSLKLTRNTITDKHPIGARVQENVNVGNFDRSTRLQSCIKIASPVFPKKQTLLTPSLKRKLSEAGDMDQAYLHKTKRVSPSENRLSTVSSGKLNDGAQTQENLLEGNRKNVTTECMTPKFDFDQEAKIEALQFSLMVENDANVQKAEACANELDNICNMLKRKHEEAKELLVRALVNNNNLLMLNHPVYEEKISSLYSFSPLIIYNSFL is encoded by the exons ATGGCAGATTCGTCAAAGGGTAATTCTTCAACCGGAGAAGCAATAACAAAAATGTCACTACTAG ATGAGGACTTCTCTAAAGACTTCCTTGCTTCTTGGAAGTCTACATCTGCCTCGGATGGAGATGATATGGACTTCAACTTCGAGCCAGTTAGCAAGGGAAAGAAAAAGGGTTTTAACTTTGGCAT GGAAGATATGGATTTTTCTCTTGATGATGCATTTTGTAAGATGCCGTCTTTCAAGATGGATATGGCAGATCTTGATTTTTCTAGTTCTCCAAAAAAACCTGCAAAGTCAAAGGATAAGTCAGCACAGGATTATGCCAAGGGAGATCGTCTAGACAAGTGTGAAAAGTTCaccttttcttttgattttgatgG ATTGGATGACTTCAGCTTAAATGCCCCTTCAAGTATAGAAGAGAAGGGTGCGAGCTTTGACAAAAAGATAGAAAAAGATGGTTCTGAGTGTGGAGACTTTCCTGGACATGCTGAAAATAATATGAGAGAAACTACTAAAGATACCGTAGTCGAGGAACCTGCAGTATGTGAAAATGCGGTATTTTCAAAATCCGAAGATTTAGTGGTTTGTAATGACAACTCTGATATTCCCCTTGTTAATACTGCTAAAGAATTACTGGTGTCGACACATATAGTACAACAAAACGAGACACCAAATTCATCTGATAACAAATTTTCTGAGGGTACCCAAAAGCTGGACCTTCAAAGTTACTATGACCCAGCAAAAGAAAGTAGTGATCTGATTCCTGTTAACAAATCCACGCAATTAATTGGCTCACAGATTCCCGTGGAATCAGCAAAAGTGCACATTTATTCAGAGACTGAAAGAACAATGACTGCCCAGATTACAGATGATGAACTGCAGTCAAACGAAGAGACAACTTCCAAGCAACAATGTACCCATTTGAAACAAATGGACGTTTCTGCAAATATATGCTTGGTTGAAGCTTCGATTCAAGATGTTCTTTCAGAAAAATTGGAAATTAGTTCTCTAGTCAGGGACAAAAATGATATATCATGTACAGGTGGGTCCCATATTGAAGGACTTCCAGCATTTGTTGTTTCAACAGCGGAGAATGAAAAACAGATAGTAGACAAGTCATTGCTGCAAAGCTCAATGGATAAAATGAACATTAGTAGTGAGAAGAATGATCTTGCCGATGGTGATGATTTGTTTAGTGCTAAGCATCCGATAGATACTGTTGGGAATACTGCTTCAACTGGCGACTCAAATGCATTGTCCTTTACTGCCAGATCTACTGTTGAAACGCACAAGCCAACTTTGAAGGTTTCTGCAACATCATTTGGCAG TGGACCCAATGCTGCAAAAATAACAATACCTAAGAACAAAGTTCCAGGAGATATGAATTCAAATGATCCTGTCATACAACCCAAAAATGATGGAGGTAGGACGGACTTTTCGGCTTTTAAAGATAATAGGGAAGGCTCTATACATAAAGGTTCTTCAGACAAGAG TAGGTATAACAATGACCGGGTAAATGGGAAAAACAGGAATGAGGAGGGTATTAACATTATGCCAGATAGAAGAAAAGCAGCAATGAATGGTCTCACTTCACTTGAATGTGAGAAGATGGTCAAGAATGTCAAATCTTCTGG TGGGCCCAATGCTACAAAAACAATGCTACCTAAGAACAAGGTTCCAGGAGATATGAACTCAAAGTTTTCTGTCATAGAGCCCAGAAATGGTGGTGGTAGGACAGAGTTTTTGGCTTTTGAAGATTATGTAGAAGGCTCAACACATATAGGTTCTTTAGACAAAAG TAATGGCAGCAGTAAATGTAATCAAAAGAAATTAGATGACAGTTCAAGTTCATGTAAAGATTTGATCAAACAAGATCCAATTTTGGAGAAAAGTGAGACAAAGGCTTCTACTCATACCACTGGGAG GTCCGAGATTTTATCAATCCCACTAAATCAGGGAACTAAAGTTGGTAACCAGGGGCTAGAAAAAGTGAAAGACAAGGTTTCGAGCATCACAATTCAGAAATCAGATATTggtttaagaaataaaatttcatcCCAAAAGATTGACAAGAAAATGTCTGCTCTTCCTAGTTTGAAATTGACTAG AAATACCATTACAGACAAACATCCAATAGGTGCCAGAGTGCAAGAAAATGTTAATGTGGGAAATTTTGATAGAAGCACAAGACTCCAATCGTGTATCAAAATAGCCTCTCCAGTTTTTCCCAAGAAACAAACATTGTTAACTCCCTCTTTGAAACGCAAGCTATCTGAG GCTGGTGATATGGATCAAGCATATCTTCACAAGACAAAACGCGTCTCACCCAGTGAAAACAG ATTGTCTACAGTTTCATCCGGAAAACTTAATGATGGG GCTCAAACACAAGAAAACCTCTTGGAAGGAAACAGAAAGAATGTCACAACAGAATGCATGACCCCTAAGTTTGATTTTGATCAAGAGGCAAAAATAGAGGCTCTGCAGTTCAGTTTAATGGTCGAGAATGATGCAAATGTCCAAAAGGCTGAGGCATGTGCCAATGAGCTTGACAAT
- the LOC130800828 gene encoding uncharacterized protein LOC130800828 isoform X4: MADSSKGNSSTGEAITKMSLLDEDFSKDFLASWKSTSASDGDDMDFNFEPVSKGKKKGFNFGMEDMDFSLDDAFCKMPSFKMDMADLDFSSSPKKPAKSKDKSAQDYAKGDRLDKCEKFTFSFDFDGLDDFSLNAPSSIEEKGASFDKKIEKDGSECGDFPGHAENNMRETTKDTVVEEPAVCENAVFSKSEDLVVCNDNSDIPLVNTAKELLVSTHIVQQNETPNSSDNKFSEGTQKLDLQSYYDPAKESSDLIPVNKSTQLIGSQIPVESAKVHIYSETERTMTAQITDDELQSNEETTSKQQCTHLKQMDVSANICLVEASIQDVLSEKLEISSLVRDKNDISCTGGSHIEGLPAFVVSTAENEKQIVDKSLLQSSMDKMNISSEKNDLADGDDLFSAKHPIDTVGNTASTGDSNALSFTARSTVETHKPTLKVSATSFGSGPNAAKITIPKNKVPGDMNSNDPVIQPKNDGGRTDFSAFKDNREGSIHKGSSDKSRYNNDRVNGKNRNEEGINIMPDRRKAAMNGLTSLECEKMVKNVKSSGGPNATKTMLPKNKVPGDMNSKFSVIEPRNGGGRTEFLAFEDYVEGSTHIGSLDKSNGSSKCNQKKLDDSSSSCKDLIKQDPILEKSETKASTHTTGSRSEILSIPLNQGTKVGNQGLEKVKDKVSSITIQKSDIGLRNKISSQKIDKKMSALPSLKLTSFSPLRNTITDKHPIGARVQENVNVGNFDRSTRLQSCIKIASPVFPKKQTLLTPSLKRKLSEAGDMDQAYLHKTKRVSPSENRLSTVSSGKLNDGAQTQENLLEGNRKNVTTECMTPKFDFDQEAKIEALQFSLMVENDANVQKAEACANELDNICNMLKRKHEEAKELLVRALVNNNNLLMLNHPVYEEKIRAVQKFASRLTFKELEIEA; the protein is encoded by the exons ATGGCAGATTCGTCAAAGGGTAATTCTTCAACCGGAGAAGCAATAACAAAAATGTCACTACTAG ATGAGGACTTCTCTAAAGACTTCCTTGCTTCTTGGAAGTCTACATCTGCCTCGGATGGAGATGATATGGACTTCAACTTCGAGCCAGTTAGCAAGGGAAAGAAAAAGGGTTTTAACTTTGGCAT GGAAGATATGGATTTTTCTCTTGATGATGCATTTTGTAAGATGCCGTCTTTCAAGATGGATATGGCAGATCTTGATTTTTCTAGTTCTCCAAAAAAACCTGCAAAGTCAAAGGATAAGTCAGCACAGGATTATGCCAAGGGAGATCGTCTAGACAAGTGTGAAAAGTTCaccttttcttttgattttgatgG ATTGGATGACTTCAGCTTAAATGCCCCTTCAAGTATAGAAGAGAAGGGTGCGAGCTTTGACAAAAAGATAGAAAAAGATGGTTCTGAGTGTGGAGACTTTCCTGGACATGCTGAAAATAATATGAGAGAAACTACTAAAGATACCGTAGTCGAGGAACCTGCAGTATGTGAAAATGCGGTATTTTCAAAATCCGAAGATTTAGTGGTTTGTAATGACAACTCTGATATTCCCCTTGTTAATACTGCTAAAGAATTACTGGTGTCGACACATATAGTACAACAAAACGAGACACCAAATTCATCTGATAACAAATTTTCTGAGGGTACCCAAAAGCTGGACCTTCAAAGTTACTATGACCCAGCAAAAGAAAGTAGTGATCTGATTCCTGTTAACAAATCCACGCAATTAATTGGCTCACAGATTCCCGTGGAATCAGCAAAAGTGCACATTTATTCAGAGACTGAAAGAACAATGACTGCCCAGATTACAGATGATGAACTGCAGTCAAACGAAGAGACAACTTCCAAGCAACAATGTACCCATTTGAAACAAATGGACGTTTCTGCAAATATATGCTTGGTTGAAGCTTCGATTCAAGATGTTCTTTCAGAAAAATTGGAAATTAGTTCTCTAGTCAGGGACAAAAATGATATATCATGTACAGGTGGGTCCCATATTGAAGGACTTCCAGCATTTGTTGTTTCAACAGCGGAGAATGAAAAACAGATAGTAGACAAGTCATTGCTGCAAAGCTCAATGGATAAAATGAACATTAGTAGTGAGAAGAATGATCTTGCCGATGGTGATGATTTGTTTAGTGCTAAGCATCCGATAGATACTGTTGGGAATACTGCTTCAACTGGCGACTCAAATGCATTGTCCTTTACTGCCAGATCTACTGTTGAAACGCACAAGCCAACTTTGAAGGTTTCTGCAACATCATTTGGCAG TGGACCCAATGCTGCAAAAATAACAATACCTAAGAACAAAGTTCCAGGAGATATGAATTCAAATGATCCTGTCATACAACCCAAAAATGATGGAGGTAGGACGGACTTTTCGGCTTTTAAAGATAATAGGGAAGGCTCTATACATAAAGGTTCTTCAGACAAGAG TAGGTATAACAATGACCGGGTAAATGGGAAAAACAGGAATGAGGAGGGTATTAACATTATGCCAGATAGAAGAAAAGCAGCAATGAATGGTCTCACTTCACTTGAATGTGAGAAGATGGTCAAGAATGTCAAATCTTCTGG TGGGCCCAATGCTACAAAAACAATGCTACCTAAGAACAAGGTTCCAGGAGATATGAACTCAAAGTTTTCTGTCATAGAGCCCAGAAATGGTGGTGGTAGGACAGAGTTTTTGGCTTTTGAAGATTATGTAGAAGGCTCAACACATATAGGTTCTTTAGACAAAAG TAATGGCAGCAGTAAATGTAATCAAAAGAAATTAGATGACAGTTCAAGTTCATGTAAAGATTTGATCAAACAAGATCCAATTTTGGAGAAAAGTGAGACAAAGGCTTCTACTCATACCACTGGGAG CAGGTCCGAGATTTTATCAATCCCACTAAATCAGGGAACTAAAGTTGGTAACCAGGGGCTAGAAAAAGTGAAAGACAAGGTTTCGAGCATCACAATTCAGAAATCAGATATTggtttaagaaataaaatttcatcCCAAAAGATTGACAAGAAAATGTCTGCTCTTCCTAGTTTGAAATTGACTAG ttTCTCTCCCCTTAGAAATACCATTACAGACAAACATCCAATAGGTGCCAGAGTGCAAGAAAATGTTAATGTGGGAAATTTTGATAGAAGCACAAGACTCCAATCGTGTATCAAAATAGCCTCTCCAGTTTTTCCCAAGAAACAAACATTGTTAACTCCCTCTTTGAAACGCAAGCTATCTGAG GCTGGTGATATGGATCAAGCATATCTTCACAAGACAAAACGCGTCTCACCCAGTGAAAACAG ATTGTCTACAGTTTCATCCGGAAAACTTAATGATGGG GCTCAAACACAAGAAAACCTCTTGGAAGGAAACAGAAAGAATGTCACAACAGAATGCATGACCCCTAAGTTTGATTTTGATCAAGAGGCAAAAATAGAGGCTCTGCAGTTCAGTTTAATGGTCGAGAATGATGCAAATGTCCAAAAGGCTGAGGCATGTGCCAATGAGCTTGACAAT